The genomic window TGGAGTAATGGGATGTTTTTGGTCCTTTCTCCTCGAAACTCCTTTTGACTTACTGCTAACTCTGGCGGACACCTGATGAAGGGTCCAGGAAAGTTTGTGTCTTGAAAGAAGGACAAAAGACAGCAGGATCCGTACTGAGTGGGGCGTGGGCACTAGATTACCTGGAAGGACGCCGAGAGTCAGAGGCGCAAGTCCGGGAGAGGCTGGCTGCCACGCAGCcccctgcttcccctccccaAGTTTGGCGGTGATTGTCTGGGGCTCCGGGCGCCTCTGGCGGCTGCGCTCGGGCCCAGGCGGTTCGCCTGGTAATTGTTCGGATCGCCCCTCGGAGGGGCcgcgctcccctccccccaccctatGATCGATATTCTATTACTGGCGCCTGCATATCTCCTGCCCGCAGCTTGCAGGTACCGACTTCAAAACCCCTTTCCCTGTCTGATCCTAATATTGTTCGATTAAAACTTACCTTTAATAGATGACATCTATCGATCCGGCTCCGCacaaatctgaaactctattAACACggcaggagagagaagatggGAAAAAGGGAATTTCACTTTAAAAGGGGGGGAGCGTAATAACTTCTTTTTTAATTGCTAGGAGTCCCAGACCAAAATAGGCTTCTAGGGACTGGGGAGACACAGCCCAAAACGCACTTGACGTCTGGAAGTCTTAATATACAATGACCCTAGCCCCTCCATAAGGTTGTCCAATAAGGTCATTATTTTTCTTAACGCGGGGTgtcattcattcaaaatacaCTTAGACGCCTGCTAGGTGGCAGATGCGTAAAGGGCAAGAGGGCACTGCACCCCTACACCCAAATTCCTGGGAAGCGCTTTCAAGGATGTGCGGTCGAGGGTAGGGGGAGCACAATGCTGGaagaggagcagagctgggggcgAGTTGCGCGCTCTGGGGAGGACAAGGAGGTCTGGAGACCTGCATCGGTCGGGTGGTTCGGGGCTTCTGGTCACCGCCCCCTTCTCCCCTAGATGCTGCTGCGTCCCCCCTGGAGGGCTCGGAGGcagaggaggcggaggaggaggaggaggaggcggaggacgcggggcggcggcggcggcggcggcgggagaggGCTGCGTGCCTGCAGACGGGCTTGGCGCGCTCCCCCGAAGCCCCGGCAGCGGCGTTGGCGGCGGGGGAGCGTGGTGCGGGCGGCCTCGCTGGCTCCCCGGGCTCGCCCGGCTCCCCGCGGCCCCGGCGCCGGCGTGCGGAGCCCAGCTGCGCCAAGCCGCGGCGTGCGCGCACCGCCTTCACCTACGAGCAGCTGGTGGCCCTGGAGAACAAGTTCCGGGCCACGCGCTACCTGTCGGTGTGCGAGCGCCTGAACCTCGCGCTGTCGCTCAGCCTCACTGAGACGCAGGTCAAAATTTGGTTCCAGAACCGCAGGACCAAATGGAAGAAGCAGAACCCCGGCGCCGACGGGGCGGCGCCGGCAGGGGGCGGCGCGCCCCAACCCGGGGTGGCGGCGGGGTCGGGCGCCGGGGGCAGCCCGGGTCCGCCGGGCCCCGGCGCTGTGCCCTTCCAGACTTTCCCCTCCTACTCCGGGGCCAACGTCCTCTTCCCAGCCGCCGCCTCCTTCCCACTGacggccgccgccgccgggggccCCTTTGCGCCCTTCCTCGGACCCTCCTACCTGACCCCTTTCTACGCCCCGCACCTGTGAACCCGAAGCCTCCCTGGGTCCCGTTTCATCGCGACTCACGCATGATTGCTGTCGTCGTGAGGTCCCCACTCCACCGAGGGGCGCCGACGCGCAGGGTCCGCCCCCTCCTGGTGCGCGGGTGTCTGCGCGCCCCTTCCCCTCCAGCTGCCGGGA from Equus asinus isolate D_3611 breed Donkey chromosome 2, EquAss-T2T_v2, whole genome shotgun sequence includes these protein-coding regions:
- the NKX1-2 gene encoding NK1 transcription factor-related protein 2 encodes the protein MLAWQDGGAKAAPSHHKISFSVLDILDPQKFTRAALPAVRPAPREAKKSLAEAEAGKDASPGDQAWQRETPDAAASPLEGSEAEEAEEEEEEAEDAGRRRRRRRERAACLQTGLARSPEAPAAALAAGERGAGGLAGSPGSPGSPRPRRRRAEPSCAKPRRARTAFTYEQLVALENKFRATRYLSVCERLNLALSLSLTETQVKIWFQNRRTKWKKQNPGADGAAPAGGGAPQPGVAAGSGAGGSPGPPGPGAVPFQTFPSYSGANVLFPAAASFPLTAAAAGGPFAPFLGPSYLTPFYAPHL